A stretch of the Rhipicephalus microplus isolate Deutch F79 unplaced genomic scaffold, USDA_Rmic scaffold_18, whole genome shotgun sequence genome encodes the following:
- the LOC142785171 gene encoding phosphate-regulating neutral endopeptidase PHEX-like, whose product MEQERSIQSKGASFPDVFYDAPSQSRRNRACTSTACVEYARRLLRQINTSRDPCNDFYAYVCDDWVRARPLPLGSERLSVDTALVDGYAELLASGLRDNATSRFPPLRFLIDNCLRPQPNLFHALRAMFMDAARLRPWMAQSSARRRPSPVEVSHKLGVAYRELGVDALFRPFVVKEVSSNDTRRFVGLGEPSTVLLRGPLERREYELVRVSFAPLLGFFQNQTDADLLQFEERLALMLGRPQLDAAALVNASMVKVFDLPSLRNIEWTSFLQSVFGKGLRPITARTYVKLASPDYFLRLARGDLLRFSSDLLGYLLFRITMALSPFIWKRELRDQLASVAYARHPEFARALPQSHYCLRLLNRFEPNLPLHVSRRLAESLLGGENAVEDLVSTLRLVLLESVQAQLGPLNSELRAHIRDKLNAVSWEPLSPRAMDSESTRAEYVDGVYLSNSRLSTAQFIYTWIRKSLEKKLMAHMSTRAAAAGGVAAYPGWTGGFLSAESQLLPPYERLEIPLPVFDFFLNEDPSLRPLQMARAGIKVYRPLLRAIYHWAYNFERGSNAYGAETALSRRMNDLRRCLKRQYTAMSWTEQRPQLDASRTSWSDLWDSLALRPALDAFLLDSGRVAPDYRLALLEHWNASQLFFVSYAANMCENGNQRFLRKMAAQGPHSPAWFRVNGPLRNSLEFARAFGCKVGSFMNPADKCALIH is encoded by the coding sequence AGCAAGCTTTCCAGACGTGTTCTATGACGCACCCTCGCAAAGCCGCCGCAATCGCGCCTGTACCTCGACGGCGTGCGTGGAGTACGCCCGCCGACTGCTGCGCCAGATCAACACCAGCCGCGACCCCTGCAACGACTTCTACGCGTACGTGTGCGACGACTGGGTGCGGGCGCGGCCGCTGCCTCTCGGTAGTGAGCGGCTCTCGGTGGACACTGCCCTGGTGGACGGCTACGCTGAGCTACTCGCCTCGGGACTGCGCGACAATGCGACCAGCCGGTTCCCGCCGCTGCGCTTCCTCATCGACAACTGCCTGCGGCCGCAGCCGAACCTCTTCCACGCCCTGCGGGCCATGTTCATGGATGCAGCCCGGCTTCGACCATGGATGGCGCAATCGAGCGCGCGCCGCCGTCCGTCGCCCGTCGAGGTGTCGCACAAGTTGGGCGTCGCCTACCGCGAGCTCGGCGTCGACGCCCTCTTCAGGCCCTTCGTGGTCAAAGAAGTCTCCTCAAATGACACCCGCCGCTTCGTGGGGCTCGGCGAGCCATCCACGGTGCTCCTGCGCGGCCCGCTCGAGCGCCGAGAGTACGAGCTGGTGCGCGTGAGCTTCGCGCCCCTGCTGGGCTTCTTCCAGAACCAGACGGACGCCGACCTCCTCCAGTTCGAGGAGAGACTGGCGCTCATGCTCGGCCGGCCGCAACTGGACGCCGCGGCGCTTGTCAATGCCAGCATGGTCAAGGTGTTTGACCTGCCCTCGCTGAGGAACATCGAGTGGACTAGCTTCCTGCAGAGCGTGTTCGGCAAAGGGCTTCGTCCCATCACAGCCCGGACGTACGTAAAGCTGGCTTCGCCTGACTACTTCCTTCGCTTGGCGCGTGGGGACCTGCTGCGCTTCTCGAGCGACCTGCTGGGCTACCTGCTTTTCCGCATCACCATGGCGCTGTCACCTTTCATCTGGAAGCGCGAGCTCCGCGACCAGCTCGCCTCGGTGGCCTACGCGCGACACCCAGAGTTTGCGCGTGCTCTCCCGCAGAGCCACTACTGCCTGCGCCTGCTGAACCGCTTCGAGCCCAACCTGCCGCTGCACGTGTCGCGGCGCCTCGCCGAGTCTCTGTTGGGAGGTGAGAACGCCGTTGAAGACCTGGTGTCTACGCTACGCCTCGTCTTGCTCGAGTCCGTCCAGGCGCAACTGGGCCCACTGAACAGCGAGCTGCGCGCGCACATTCGCGACAAGCTGAACGCCGTCTCGTGGGAGCCCCTGTCGCCTCGCGCTATGGACAGCGAGTCGACGCGAGCCGAGTACGTGGACGGCGTCTACCTGAGCAACTCGCGCCTCTCCACGGCACAGTTCATCTACACCTGGATCCGCAAGTCGCTCGAGAAGAAGCTGATGGCGCACATGAGCACGCGTGCGGCTGCCGCAGGCGGCGTCGCGGCCTACCCGGGCTGGACGGGCGGCTTCCTGAGCGCCGAGAGCCAGTTGCTACCACCGTACGAGAGGCTCGAGATCCCGCTGCCCGTTTTCGACTTCTTCCTCAACGAGGACCCGTCTCTGCGACCCTTGCAGATGGCTAGGGCGGGCATCAAGGTGTACCGGCCCCTACTGCGCGCCATCTACCACTGGGCCTACAACTTCGAACGCGGCAGCAACGCATACGGAGCCGAGACGGCCCTGTCGCGTCGCATGAACGATTTGCGGCGCTGCCTGAAACGCCAGTACACTGCCATGTCCTGGACCGAGCAGAGGCCACAGCTGGACGCATCGCGCACTTCGTGGTCTGACCTGTGGGACAGCCTGGCGTTGCGACCGGCGCTGGACGCGTTCCTGCTGGACAGTGGTCGCGTGGCGCCTGACTATCGGCTCGCCTTGCTCGAGCACTGGAACGCCAGTCAGCTCTTCTTTGTCTCGTACGCTGCCAACATGTGCGAGAACGGCAACCAGCGCTTCCTGCGCAAGATGGCCGCCCAGGGACCACACAGTCCCGCCTGGTTCCGTGTTAACGGCCCGCTGCGCAATTCGCTGGAGTTCGCGCGCGCTTTCGGCTGCAAGGTCGGTTCGTTCATGAATCCTGCCGACAAGTGTGCCCTAATTCACTGA